The genomic interval TGTGAACTTATCTTTGATAAGTTTAACTGAGGTTACAGTACCGAATTGAGCAAATAATGATCTTAATTTTTCTTCTGTTACTAGACGGGATAGGTTTCCAACGTAAATGTTCATTTTTATATTCACTTATCTAAAAAGATTAATATTATTTTTATCGTATCTTGAGTGTGTCCCACATGAACACTGATTCTTTTTTATTTTATATAACCATCTCCGTCTTAAAAACCGTATTATTCTTATCTCAATACTCTAAACATAACAGAAAAGTTACCCGTGCACAAGAGATAAACCCTTTTTCTGACTATAAATTCTTAGGCAGAAAACAAGGAGAGCAGCTCATATATGCTTTGGAAGCGCTTGACCGTGTCCAGTGGCGCATCAATTTTTTGGTTGTGGGCGACGATAAGTTGTTGAATGCCAAATTTTTCTGCTTCTCGGACGAAGAGGTTGATTTGGTTAATGGGCTTAATCTGGCCTGTGAGGCTCAATTCCCCTAAAACAATGGTTTTTTCGGGCAAGGGCTGTTGAAAGTAGCTTGATAGTAAGGCTAAGGCTATGCCTAAGTCCGTTGAACTCCCTTTGATTTTGAACCCTCCACTGACCTTAAAAAAGATATCTTGGGTCGATAATTTGATATGGAGGTATTTTTCAAGAATAGCAGCAATCAGGACTACCTGTTTTTGGTCAAGCCCCGAGACCACGCGTTGGGGTATTCCCAGCTTAGATTCAATAGTTAATGCTTGCAATTCGAGTAATAAGGGTCGAGTTCCTTCTATAACGCTGACAAGCACTGATCCTGGGCAATAGGAAATCTCGCTTAAGAGTTGTTCATTGATATTGGGGACTTCTTCAAGGCCATTGGCTTGCATTTCAAAGAACCCTAATTCATTAATAGTGCCAAATCGATTTTTGACCGATCGGAGTACTCGTGTCTGCCAGCGGTCTTCTCCCTGGAGATAAAAAACGGCGTCAACCATATGTTCTAAGGTTTTTGGTCCTGCAATCGTGCCTTCTTTGGTGATATGGCCACTAATAATAATGGTAATGTCATGCTCTTTTGCCAAACGCATGAGGTGGAATGCTGCCTCACGAAGTTGACCAATAGATCCTGGGCCGGCCTGCGTTTGGGCCATGTAGCAATTTTGGATTGAATCAATAATGAGTAGGTCGGGTTTTGCTTGCTGCGTTGTATTAATGATGCTTTCTAAATCAGCTTGATCGGAGAACAATAAGTTACTATTAATACAGCCAAGACGATCTGCTCGTTGCTTTACTTGTTGTAATGACTCTTCAGTAGAAAAATAAAATACGGTATAGTTTTCGGCTAACGCATTTGATATCTGGAGCAGAAGCGTTGATTTGCCGATGCCTGGGTCGCCAGTGAGAATAAGCAGGGAGCTTGGCATAATGCCGCCACCCATAACGCGGTCCCATTCTTTAATGCCCGAAAGCATGCGATCTTTTGGCTTGCTGTCAACGGTGCTGAGTTGAATCATGTTAATGGCAGGGGCAGAACCAGCCATGGCACCTTTTGTTGCACCAAGGGTTGGGCCGCCGGTTGTTACTTCAGTAAAGCTATCCCATTCTTTACATTCTGGGCAGCAGCCAAGCCACCTGACTGTTGTGTAGGTGCATTGGTTACACTTAAATGAAGTTTTTTGTTTTGCCATGATATTAACTTAGTAAAGTTTTGGTCGTTTATCGATACTGAAGCAGTTGCGGCACCGTGCTTGGTACGCTTCTTGAGCGCCTATTAAAATAATAGGGTCATCGTACTTTGCGCAATCGCCGTTGACTAGTCGTTGGGTGCAATGAGCATCCTTGCCACAAATGCAACAGATCGCATTGAGTTTGGTGATCGTATCAGCAATTGCCAGGAGCGTTGGGACACTGCCAAAGGGTACGCCACGAAAATCAAGGTCGAGACCAGCGATAATAACCCGTTTGCCTTCATCGATTAAGGTACAAATTATAGAGATGACGTCGGTCGGGAAGAATTGTACTTCATCGATACCAATAACATCGATGTTCTCTTGGTGAACGATGGTTAGTATTGAGGTCACATCATCAAGGGCTTGGGCAAAGAGTTTGTTGCCATCGTGAGAAACGACATATTCGATAGAGTGACGGTTATCGATGCTTGGCTTAAAGGTCATGACTCGTTGTTTTGCTATTTTTGCACGGCGTAGTCGGCGCATCAATTCTTCTGACTTTCCAGAAAACATTGGTCCGCAAATTACTTCAAGATGGCCTTTTTCGTGGGTGTAGGGGGTATGGTTGAGCATCGGTTCCTTTCAAGGTTGTTTTTCTACTAGCATAGAGATATGGCAAATTTTTTCAAAGAATGCTGTAATGAAAAAGGTTGTCAATAAAGCAAAAAATTGCCACTATGATAGAGAAAAACATCCTATTATTTCTAAATTAAAGATACGCATATGAAAAAGAATAATTCTACCAATTTTCCCAAGCCCAAAAAAACTCACAAAAAAAGTAAATTTCCTGTAGTTACTAAGTTTCCTAAAACAAGTAGCTTCCCTAAAGATAGTAAGTTCCCTAAAGAAACTGATTATTCTAAAACTACTAAGTTTCCAAAAGTAGTGAGACACCCTAAGCATCCTTATATTTCTGAAGATGAACAGGGCTTTAAAAAAGATATATATTCTAACAAACCTCAATCGTCCAAATTTAATAAACCGTCTAAGTTTACTAAACCTCGTGGGACGACCAAGCCTGTCAAGGCTACTAATCCTACCAAGCCGACAAAGACTCCTGTAGCATCTGAAGCAATGTC from Candidatus Dependentiae bacterium carries:
- a CDS encoding thymidine kinase, coding for MLNHTPYTHEKGHLEVICGPMFSGKSEELMRRLRRAKIAKQRVMTFKPSIDNRHSIEYVVSHDGNKLFAQALDDVTSILTIVHQENIDVIGIDEVQFFPTDVISIICTLIDEGKRVIIAGLDLDFRGVPFGSVPTLLAIADTITKLNAICCICGKDAHCTQRLVNGDCAKYDDPIILIGAQEAYQARCRNCFSIDKRPKLY
- the radA gene encoding DNA repair protein RadA, which translates into the protein MAKQKTSFKCNQCTYTTVRWLGCCPECKEWDSFTEVTTGGPTLGATKGAMAGSAPAINMIQLSTVDSKPKDRMLSGIKEWDRVMGGGIMPSSLLILTGDPGIGKSTLLLQISNALAENYTVFYFSTEESLQQVKQRADRLGCINSNLLFSDQADLESIINTTQQAKPDLLIIDSIQNCYMAQTQAGPGSIGQLREAAFHLMRLAKEHDITIIISGHITKEGTIAGPKTLEHMVDAVFYLQGEDRWQTRVLRSVKNRFGTINELGFFEMQANGLEEVPNINEQLLSEISYCPGSVLVSVIEGTRPLLLELQALTIESKLGIPQRVVSGLDQKQVVLIAAILEKYLHIKLSTQDIFFKVSGGFKIKGSSTDLGIALALLSSYFQQPLPEKTIVLGELSLTGQIKPINQINLFVREAEKFGIQQLIVAHNQKIDAPLDTVKRFQSIYELLSLFSA